The stretch of DNA CCGTGGAACGTGCGGCACAACTACGTGCTCGATGCCATCGACCATCGTCTCGACCGCATCGAGGAGTCGATGGTGTTCGGCCGCGCGGAGGCTCGGGAGGCCGAGCCCGCTTAGGAGGTGGCGTCAGTGACAGAGCCCGAATATTCGGACGTCCTGATCATCGGTGCCGGCATTTCCGGTATCGGCGCCGCGTACCGGATCCACGAACGCAACCCGCACCTGTCGTATGCGATCTTGGAGCGACGCGAGCGGTTGGGTGGTACCTGGGATCTGTTCCGGTATCCGGGCATCCGGTCGGACAGTGACATCTACACACTGTGCTTTCCGTGGGAGCCGTGGACGCGGCCAGAGATGATCGTCGACGGAGAGCACATCTGGGAATACCTCGATCAGACCGCCCGCAAGCACGGCATCGAAAAGCACATTCGATACAACACCTACGTCCGCTCCGCTGACTGGGACTCGCGGACTGACACCTGGACGCTGCGGGTTGAACAGGACGGCCGACGCACCACCTACCAGAGTCGGTTTGTGTTCTTCGGCACCGGCTACTACAACTACGACGAGCCTTATGCGCCAACGTTTCCCGGTATGGAAGCCTTCAACGGCGAGTTGGTGCATCCCCAGCGCTGGCCCGAATCGCTCGATTACGCCGGTAAGCGAGTCGTGGTCATCGGCAGCGGGGCAACTGCGGTCAGCCTTATTCCGTCGCTGACGGACGCCGCCGCCCACGTGACGATGTTGCAGCGCACACCGTCGTACATGATTTCGTCAATCAAGATCGAACCCACCGCGGTCGCGATACGAAAAGTGTTGCCGCTCAAGCTCGCACACTGGATCGTCCGGTGGCGCAACGCGATCGTCGGGGTGGTCTTGTGGGTAGTCGCGCGCCGGGCACCGGAATTCAGCAGGCGTTTTCTCCGACGCACCGCCGAGAGCACGCTACCGCCTGGCTACGACATCGATACGCATTTCAACCCGCCGTACAACCCGTGGGATCAGCGGCTGTGCTTCATCATCGGCGCCGACTTGTACAAGGAGATCACCAAGGGCAGGGTCGAGATGGTGACCGACCACGTCGACCACCTGGATGCCACCGGCATCGTGCTGCGCTCGGGCCGGCATCTTGACGCCGATGTCATCGTCACCGCGACCGGCCTGCAGTTGCAGTCCCTTGGCGGCGCGGCGATCACCGTGGACGGTAAGCAGGTCAACCCGCACGATCGGTTCCTGTACCGCCGCCACATGCTGGAGGATGTTCCGAATGCCGCGTGGTGTGTCGGCTATACCAACGCCTCGTGGACACTGGGGGCGGACCTGACCGCGCAGTCGTTCTCGAAGCTGTTGGCGTACATGAATTCCCATGGCTACACCCATGCGTATCCGCATCTCGGCACGGTGCGCATGTCCGAAGAGCCCGCGTTCAAATTGGAATCGGGCTACGTGAAGCGAGGCCTGCACATGCTGCCGAAGGCAGGCAGTCGCAGGCCGTGGCAGATGTCGCAGAACTTCCTACTCGACGTTCTTCGCCGGCCACTCGAATCCATCGACGAATCGATGGTGTTCGGGCGAGCGGCTACGGCGTCCGCAGGGTCAGCCCCGACCCGAGCAGCGCCGACGCGGACAACCCAAATGTCGTCTTGAACCTGTCGGCGAGATGCGACGGGCTGGCAAAACCGGCCTTCATCGCGGCCGCGGTCAGATTGTCGCCCGCCGCGATGGCCGTACCCGCGCGCGTCAACCGGACCCACAGCCGATAGCTGCGCACACTGGTGCCGAGTCCGTCGCGGAACAAATGCAAAAACCGTGATTCGGATAGCTTTGCGGCGGCCGCGAGTTCCTGTGA from Mycobacterium sp. JS623 encodes:
- a CDS encoding helix-turn-helix domain-containing protein, with amino-acid sequence MFRDGLGTSVRSYRLWVRLTRAGTAIAAGDNLTAAAMKAGFASPSHLADRFKTTFGLSASALLGSGLTLRTP
- a CDS encoding flavin-containing monooxygenase; protein product: MTEPEYSDVLIIGAGISGIGAAYRIHERNPHLSYAILERRERLGGTWDLFRYPGIRSDSDIYTLCFPWEPWTRPEMIVDGEHIWEYLDQTARKHGIEKHIRYNTYVRSADWDSRTDTWTLRVEQDGRRTTYQSRFVFFGTGYYNYDEPYAPTFPGMEAFNGELVHPQRWPESLDYAGKRVVVIGSGATAVSLIPSLTDAAAHVTMLQRTPSYMISSIKIEPTAVAIRKVLPLKLAHWIVRWRNAIVGVVLWVVARRAPEFSRRFLRRTAESTLPPGYDIDTHFNPPYNPWDQRLCFIIGADLYKEITKGRVEMVTDHVDHLDATGIVLRSGRHLDADVIVTATGLQLQSLGGAAITVDGKQVNPHDRFLYRRHMLEDVPNAAWCVGYTNASWTLGADLTAQSFSKLLAYMNSHGYTHAYPHLGTVRMSEEPAFKLESGYVKRGLHMLPKAGSRRPWQMSQNFLLDVLRRPLESIDESMVFGRAATASAGSAPTRAAPTRTTQMSS